The genomic region CCGGCGATCTCGAGCATCATGCCGCGCACGTCGCAGCCCTTCGCGATGCAATGACCGTGACCGCGGTGAGTCGATCCGATCCAGTCCTCGTCGGTGAGGTCGAAACACACGCCGACTGCTGACGCTTCCTGGCCGAGATAGACGTGGCAAAAGCCGGGGATATTGCCGGCGGCAAACTCCTTTTCGACCCGCTCCTCGAAAACCCGGATCGTCTGCATCAGCCGGAACGCCCGAATGAGATCTTCCCTGCTCAGGTTCATGCGTCCGCTCCCGTCAGTGCCTCGACGACGAGTATGTTGATTTCCTCAACCTGCTCCATGTGCAGCATGTGTCCGGCATCGACTGCGACCACCTGCCAGCCTGGCGGGAGCGCGGTGAGGTCCGGCAGGCCGGTCACCCTGTCGTGTTGGCCGTAGATCACGGTCGTGCGGGGCAGCCGGCCGAGATCGGGTTGCAGGGCGGCGAGTTCGTCGCCGCTCTCAAGTCCGGCCGCGATCTTGGCAAGGGCTTCGTCGACACCGTCCAGACGCTTGTATTTCATCATCTCGTCGGCCATCTCGCGCGTGGCAGCATCCGGGTCGGCAAAGAGATCGCGCAGGACCGGCAACAATTGCCGGCTGTTCTGCGCCTCCACCACGCCGTGGATGAAGGCCATGTTGACGGCGGGTCCGGGAAGACCGGCCGGCGCGAGCAACACGATCGAGCGAACCAGCGCCGGCCGATCGAGCGCGATCCGCATCGCGACCGCGCAGCCCAGCGAATGCCCGACGATGTCGCATCGCTCGACATGAAGCGCGTCGAGCACGCGCTTGACCGCGCCGGACAGTTCAGCGAGGCTGCCTGACTGGAGCCGCTTGTCCGACGCTCCGTGGCCGGGCAAATCAAGCGAGATCACCGGACCAAGGCTGGCGATCGCTTCGATATTGAAAAGCCAGTTGTCGAGGTCGCCGCTGAAACCGTGGATCAGGACGGTGACATCGCCTGTGGCGAGGTCGCCGATCACATTGATACGATATTCCTTGTCGCCGACGGTCACCGTCTGCCGCGGCGTTTCGGTATCGGCAGCCTCGCCCTGCGTCTCGGGGACGAAACGGGCGCTGAAATCCGCGGCGAATGCGTCAAGTTCCGCAGCGGCGGTTTCTTCCGGCGCCGAAATGCCGATCAGGCCGCCGACTGGCACGGTATCGCCTTCGCTGGCGACGATTCTCGCCAGGCGTCCGGCGAATGGTGCATCATAGTTGTTGTTGATCTTGGAGGTCTCGATATCGACGAGTTCGTCGCCTTCGACAAAGCTGTCCCCGGCCTTCTTCCACCACGTCGTGACCGTGCCTTCGGTCATGGTGAGGCCCCATTTGGGCATCGTGATCGCCACGATCTCGGACATGATCCCTCCAAATGCGCTGCGCAGCATCGGGCCTATCTAATAAATCGATAAATATTTTAAAAATACGCGCTGTCAATCCGGAACTGGCGGCACGCATGAACGTGTGATTAGCTGCCCTGCTATATCATCAAGAAAGAACTCATATATTTGAAAATGAAAGATATTTTTCGATCCTATGAAACCGGGGTGGCGTGGTGCTCGTACATTCCCGCGCAAGGATTTGACGCTCTGAAACGAAATGTAATAGAATAAATATCCTGAATACGGCGCAATCGTTGATCGGGCGCTGTTCGCTCAGCCGGCTAGAAGCTGCATCAGGATGGGGTGAGGCTCCAGCCTGTCGCGCCTGGCCTTGAGCGCTTCGAACGCTTGATCGGTGATCTCGAGCGTCGCGTTGATATCCGCCTCGCTGTGCGCCGCCGACAGGAACAGGTTATGATAGGGATGAATATAGGCGCCGCGCTTCAGGCATTCCGTAACCCAGCCATAGCCCACCCGGAAATCGGCATCGTCCTCGAACAGGAGCTGCGGCATCACCACAGGCCCGGTCTGGCGCAGTCCGAAGCCGTGCGCGCCGGCCTGTTGCTGCAACCCGTCGCGCAGCCGCTGCCCCATCTGGTTGATCCGCTCGAGATAATCGGTTTCGCGAATCTGCTTCAGCGTTTCGATTGCCGCCGCCATCGGGGCTGCCGAGAACCAGAACGAGCCGGTAGCGAAGATCGCGCACGCCGCGTCGCGGGCTTTGTCCGATCCCAGGAGCGCCGAGATCGGATGGCCGTTGGCGATGCACTTGCCCCAGGTGCTGAGATCGGGACGGACGCCGATCGGCTCCCAACTGCAATCGCGCGCCATGCGGAACCCGGCGCGCACGTCGTCGACGATCAGCAGCGCGTCATGCTCGTCGCACAACCGGCGCGCGGTGCTCGCATATTCGAGCGTCGGCTCCTGCTGATCGTAGAACACCTCATGGCGGAACGCCGTGGCGAATACGCCGGCGACGTCGCCGGCATGTTTCGCGAAGGCGTCGGCGAGGCTGTCCGGGTCATTGTAGGTGTAATAAACGATGTGGGCGCGATCCTCGGGCAGGATGCCGGCGAGGCGGGGCGTGCACCAGGGGGCGGTCCCGTGATAGGTGCCCTTCGCGCACAGGATCGTCTTGCGGCCGCGATGCGCGCGCGCGACGACCATTGCCATCGTCGTGGCGTCGGAGCCGTTCTTGCAGAACATCGCCCAATCGGCATGCGACACCTGGCCGACAAAGGCCTCGGCAAGATCGACCATGATCTCCGACGGGCCGGTGAGCGTGTCGCCCAGCCGCTGCTGCGCGGCTGCGGCCTCGTCGATCGATGCATGGCCGTAGCCGAACAGGTTGGGGCCGAAGGCGCAGATATAGTCGATGTAGCTGTTGCCGTCGGCGTCCCACATCCGGGCTCCTTCGCCGCGATGGAAGAACTGCGGGAATTCATCAGGCAGCAACCGGGTCGATTCATGCCCGTACATGCCGTTGGGGATCACGCGTTGGGCGCGCTCCCGGAGCGCACGTGCCTTGATGTTGGCCCAGGCCATCTGCCTTCCCTCCTAAATCAGATATTAATCCGATTTAGTCATGGAAGTGCGGCACGGTCAAGCCACCGGCGGCGTTCGGCCAGGAGTTTCGAATGGTCCGGTGACGCGCGGTGAGACGGGAGGCGCGGGTGAATGGAGTTACTCTACCGGCTTTTCCTCCGCCGATTCCGTGGTGAGCTGCGGCCTGAGCGGAAGATATTCAGGCAAATAGGTGCGCATATGGGCAACCCGCGCCCGGCGCGAATATTCCGCCGCCTCGTCGGTGATAAATCCGTGTTTATAGTTGGCGAGCGCCCACAGCGCGTCGTTGATAACGATCGTTTCCACCATGCGGTCGACGAGTCCGGGAATTTCGGGAACGAAGAAGGCGTGACTCATCGCCTTGAGTGAGCGGATCGCCACTTGCTCGTTGATGTCGAAGTCGCGCGAATGGATCGTCCAGGAACTCGCGGCACCGCCGAGAAGTATCTTTCTCGCCGCGGTATTGCGGTTGAAATAGTCGCGCGACGCCGCATAGCGCAGGTCGATCCATTCCTGCCAATTTGTATAGAGTTTGCTCTCGTAATCGCCGAAGGCGCCTGACGTGAATGCGGCGAAATAGCGTTCCGCCAGCGCGATGAAGATGTGCTGGCTGTCGGGGAAAAAATGGTAGATCGACGGAGGCGACATGGCGGCTTCGTCGGCGATCGTATAGATGCTGATCTTGTCGGGCTCGTGATGGTCGAGAACCCGTTCCGCCGCGTCGAGAATTGCTTCGAACCTCTCTTGGCTGCGTTTTTGCCGAGGCCTTCTGATCTGCGGCGGCTTGGGCTGTACTTTGTCGACCATCGCGATGTCATGTCTTCTATGATGTGGATGCGCAAGGGTCCCGCTGGCCGGCGCGAGTCCGGGCGGTGACCTGCCGGGCCGAACGTCTCGCGCTGCTGCAAGCGATCGCGGGCCGAATAGGAAAAGCGCGTCGACCTCGCCGACGCCGTCAGCGAGGAAATGGGCATGCCCGCGGCGCTCGGAGCGAGAAGGTGCGCCGCGCCCGTTGTCCAGCCGATACGAAAGTAAGCCGGGCGCACGCACGGGCCTTGCATATGACGCATAAAACAGATAAATATCCAAATAAAGTGCCGTTTGTCGGGCGAGTCTCGCTGAAATCGCGATCCTCTCGGGCATTGAGCAGATTTTTATTCAATTATGTCGACCGAAGGGGATTGAGTGTGGCTGGAGAGACAATCGAGCGCGATCTGCAGCGGGTCGCGATCGACACCGAAGCGCAACTCCTCGCGGAGATCCTCGACCGCGACGGTGCCGTGGTGCTGGAAGGCGTCCTGTCGCGCGAGGACGTCGCCCTGGTGAATGCCGAACTCGACGTTGAAATGGGGCCGATGCCGGAAGGCAATTGGGCGGCGGCTTCGGAGGACTGGATCGCGGAGTTCCAGGGATACAAGACCAAGAGACTCCAGCATTGCGTGCGGTATA from Sphingomonas sp. CL5.1 harbors:
- a CDS encoding acetoin dehydrogenase dihydrolipoyllysine-residue acetyltransferase subunit; translation: MSEIVAITMPKWGLTMTEGTVTTWWKKAGDSFVEGDELVDIETSKINNNYDAPFAGRLARIVASEGDTVPVGGLIGISAPEETAAAELDAFAADFSARFVPETQGEAADTETPRQTVTVGDKEYRINVIGDLATGDVTVLIHGFSGDLDNWLFNIEAIASLGPVISLDLPGHGASDKRLQSGSLAELSGAVKRVLDALHVERCDIVGHSLGCAVAMRIALDRPALVRSIVLLAPAGLPGPAVNMAFIHGVVEAQNSRQLLPVLRDLFADPDAATREMADEMMKYKRLDGVDEALAKIAAGLESGDELAALQPDLGRLPRTTVIYGQHDRVTGLPDLTALPPGWQVVAVDAGHMLHMEQVEEINILVVEALTGADA
- a CDS encoding TetR/AcrR family transcriptional regulator, whose product is MPERIAISARLARQTALYLDIYLFYASYARPVRAPGLLSYRLDNGRGAPSRSERRGHAHFLADGVGEVDALFLFGPRSLAAARDVRPGRSPPGLAPASGTLAHPHHRRHDIAMVDKVQPKPPQIRRPRQKRSQERFEAILDAAERVLDHHEPDKISIYTIADEAAMSPPSIYHFFPDSQHIFIALAERYFAAFTSGAFGDYESKLYTNWQEWIDLRYAASRDYFNRNTAARKILLGGAASSWTIHSRDFDINEQVAIRSLKAMSHAFFVPEIPGLVDRMVETIVINDALWALANYKHGFITDEAAEYSRRARVAHMRTYLPEYLPLRPQLTTESAEEKPVE
- a CDS encoding aminotransferase class III-fold pyridoxal phosphate-dependent enzyme, whose translation is MAWANIKARALRERAQRVIPNGMYGHESTRLLPDEFPQFFHRGEGARMWDADGNSYIDYICAFGPNLFGYGHASIDEAAAAQQRLGDTLTGPSEIMVDLAEAFVGQVSHADWAMFCKNGSDATTMAMVVARAHRGRKTILCAKGTYHGTAPWCTPRLAGILPEDRAHIVYYTYNDPDSLADAFAKHAGDVAGVFATAFRHEVFYDQQEPTLEYASTARRLCDEHDALLIVDDVRAGFRMARDCSWEPIGVRPDLSTWGKCIANGHPISALLGSDKARDAACAIFATGSFWFSAAPMAAAIETLKQIRETDYLERINQMGQRLRDGLQQQAGAHGFGLRQTGPVVMPQLLFEDDADFRVGYGWVTECLKRGAYIHPYHNLFLSAAHSEADINATLEITDQAFEALKARRDRLEPHPILMQLLAG